One Dictyoglomus thermophilum H-6-12 DNA window includes the following coding sequences:
- a CDS encoding YbjQ family protein, with the protein MIITTTEYVPGYEVIEILGIVKGSTARTRHVGKDILASLRNLVGGEVVEYTKLIGEAREQALDRMIEEAKRLGADAVIGVRFGTTQIMQGVAEILAYGTAVRLKKKE; encoded by the coding sequence ATGATTATTACTACAACTGAGTATGTTCCTGGCTATGAGGTGATTGAAATTTTGGGAATTGTTAAGGGGAGTACAGCAAGAACAAGGCACGTAGGTAAAGATATATTGGCAAGCCTTAGAAATTTAGTAGGTGGAGAAGTAGTCGAATACACAAAACTAATAGGAGAAGCAAGAGAACAAGCATTAGATAGGATGATTGAAGAGGCAAAAAGATTAGGGGCTGATGCAGTAATAGGAGTAAGGTTTGGTACAACTCAAATTATGCAAGGAGTTGCAGAAATACTCGCATATGGTACTGCTGTAAGGCTTAAAAAGAAGGAATAA
- a CDS encoding AEC family transporter, producing MRVFFSALQGVLEIVIIIAIGYLLTHKRWFEEKTADLFAKIVLNLSLPLGMIVNISSFFTKNDLINSAKGLIIPFLSILISYFLGYFLALIFKTKKGRRGLLAGIFSLSNSIFIGLPMSQALFGEIATPYTLLYYMANTTIWWSLGVYGVILDTQEKKEKIFNIETLKRILNPPFLGFLVGVGIVIMDLKLPKFLFDSFKLIGNLTTPLSLFYVSIIMYNMGFEKFKLDKDAILTFLGRFLITPLLVILLEFFIPIPKLMRDVFVIMSAMPVMVNSAIVARMYGGDYEFAVSMITYTTLFSIIIMPLYMVLLSKI from the coding sequence ATGAGGGTATTTTTCTCTGCGCTACAAGGAGTATTAGAGATAGTTATCATCATAGCTATAGGATATCTATTAACTCATAAAAGATGGTTTGAAGAAAAAACAGCAGATCTTTTTGCAAAAATAGTTTTGAACCTCAGTCTTCCCTTGGGTATGATTGTAAACATATCATCCTTTTTCACCAAAAATGATCTCATCAATTCTGCAAAAGGTCTTATTATACCCTTTTTATCAATACTAATATCCTATTTCTTAGGCTATTTTTTAGCCCTCATTTTTAAAACAAAAAAGGGAAGAAGAGGTCTTTTGGCAGGAATCTTCTCCCTCTCAAACTCCATTTTTATAGGACTTCCCATGTCTCAAGCCCTCTTTGGAGAGATTGCTACCCCCTATACTCTCCTTTACTATATGGCAAATACTACCATATGGTGGAGTCTTGGTGTTTATGGAGTAATCCTTGATACCCAGGAGAAAAAAGAAAAAATCTTTAATATAGAAACATTAAAGAGGATTCTTAATCCTCCTTTCTTGGGATTCTTAGTAGGTGTAGGTATAGTTATCATGGATCTTAAACTTCCCAAATTTTTATTTGATAGCTTCAAACTAATTGGAAATCTTACTACTCCCCTTTCTCTATTCTATGTAAGCATCATAATGTATAACATGGGGTTTGAAAAATTTAAGCTTGATAAAGATGCTATCTTAACCTTCTTAGGTAGATTTTTAATAACACCACTCCTTGTAATACTTTTGGAATTTTTTATACCTATACCTAAATTAATGAGAGATGTATTTGTCATAATGTCTGCAATGCCAGTTATGGTAAACTCTGCCATTGTAGCAAGGATGTATGGAGGAGATTATGAATTTGCCGTAAGTATGATTACATACACTACTTTATTTAGCATTATCATAATGCCCCTCTACATGGTATTACTTTCTAAAATCTGA
- a CDS encoding MASE3 domain-containing protein has translation MKNFLKGLLVLAVILFFILLSRFNFLLFHVIIELYSILIGIMIFILSTSTYQFVKTNYFTFIGISYLFVSLLDFVHTLAYKRMNIFPFVNTANYATQFWISARYLEAVSLFLSPFFIKRKLKLIPTYLGYFLYFIASLLSIFYFKNFPACYIEGFGLTTFKIASEYIISLILLLAIYNHWKNKDYFYPYVLKLLIFSIVSTIISEMFFTLYVDVYGMMNAMGHIFKLISFYLIYMSIVETSLRSPYRTIFYEFLKESKSFKDYIEYAGIMFLILDTKGNIILINKRGEEILGYKREEIIGRNWFENFVPEEIRDELRKYFEFLIRNNAFEQEDKFKENPVKTRDGIKIIRWYNTILRDEKGKIVGVISSGEDITEKKKEEDFLKYLASVDPLTGVYNKRVGFEIFQKEMGLSLVRNSPLAVVFVDIDDLKKVNDNFGHNEGDVYIKIITEAIKKNIRKTDTLFRFGGDEFVLILPHCDRETAERIIEKILVNLKKLREELNKPYEFSFSYGIAVFYPKEGKSIDDLVREADMKMYEMKKTKNKEGE, from the coding sequence ATGAAAAACTTTTTGAAAGGTTTATTGGTTTTAGCTGTTATCCTCTTTTTTATTCTCCTCTCTCGTTTCAATTTTCTTCTCTTTCATGTAATAATAGAGCTTTATTCTATCCTCATAGGAATAATGATCTTTATCCTTTCCACTTCTACTTATCAATTTGTTAAGACAAATTATTTTACTTTTATTGGTATTTCCTACTTATTTGTTAGTTTATTAGATTTTGTGCACACGTTAGCCTATAAGAGAATGAATATTTTTCCTTTTGTGAATACTGCAAATTATGCTACCCAGTTTTGGATCTCTGCAAGATATTTAGAGGCTGTATCTTTATTTTTATCTCCCTTTTTTATTAAAAGAAAACTAAAACTAATTCCTACCTACTTAGGCTATTTTCTTTATTTTATTGCTTCACTTCTTTCCATTTTCTATTTTAAGAATTTCCCAGCATGCTACATTGAAGGTTTTGGACTTACTACTTTTAAAATAGCAAGCGAGTATATTATCTCTTTGATACTTCTTCTTGCCATATATAATCATTGGAAGAATAAAGATTACTTTTATCCCTATGTACTTAAACTTTTAATATTTAGTATTGTTTCAACCATTATAAGCGAGATGTTTTTTACTCTTTATGTAGATGTTTATGGAATGATGAATGCTATGGGGCATATATTTAAGCTTATCTCCTTTTATCTCATTTATATGTCCATTGTGGAGACTTCTCTAAGAAGTCCTTATAGAACTATCTTTTATGAGTTTTTAAAAGAATCAAAAAGCTTTAAGGACTATATAGAATATGCAGGAATTATGTTTTTGATATTGGATACCAAAGGAAATATTATTCTTATAAATAAAAGGGGAGAAGAGATTTTAGGTTATAAAAGAGAAGAGATTATAGGTAGAAACTGGTTTGAAAATTTTGTCCCTGAGGAGATAAGGGATGAATTGAGAAAATATTTTGAGTTTTTAATAAGAAATAATGCCTTTGAGCAAGAGGATAAATTCAAGGAGAATCCAGTTAAGACAAGAGATGGGATTAAAATCATAAGATGGTATAACACTATTTTAAGGGATGAAAAAGGCAAAATTGTAGGAGTAATCTCATCGGGAGAGGATATTACAGAAAAGAAGAAGGAAGAGGATTTTCTAAAATATTTAGCTTCAGTAGATCCTCTTACAGGTGTATACAACAAAAGGGTTGGTTTTGAAATCTTTCAAAAAGAAATGGGCTTATCTTTAGTGAGAAATAGTCCCTTAGCTGTGGTGTTTGTAGATATTGATGATCTTAAAAAAGTGAATGATAATTTTGGACATAATGAGGGAGACGTTTATATAAAAATAATAACGGAGGCAATTAAAAAGAATATTAGGAAAACAGATACTCTATTTAGATTTGGAGGAGATGAGTTTGTTTTAATTTTGCCTCATTGTGATAGGGAGACAGCAGAGAGGATTATAGAAAAGATTTTGGTAAATTTAAAGAAGTTAAGGGAAGAATTAAATAAACCCTATGAATTCTCTTTTAGTTATGGTATTGCAGTGTTTTATCCCAAAGAGGGTAAGAGTATAGATGATCTTGTAAGGGAAGCAGATATGAAGATGTATGAAATGAAAAAAACAAAAAATAAGGAGGGGGAGTAA
- a CDS encoding aldo/keto reductase, translated as MKLRRLGRTNLEVFPIAFGGIPIQRVDEDTAIKIIRRAIELGINLIDTARGYTDSEIKIGKALKGIDKKVYLSSKSQNRTKDGIYEDVKTSLRNLGVEKIEIYHIHGVNNREAFNKIFEPDGAYYGLLKAKEEGLIDFIAVSSHSNDILADLIATDKFDVIQVSYNFIEREPEEKIFPMALEKDIGIIAMKPMAGGVIPNPKLALKFALQKEFLVPDPGIESIKELEEDVEIAMNLTPLTDEEWKEIEKTIEEMGSTFCRKCDYCQPCPVGIPISTVIRSESFLKRLPDETIRRGWFYDAYLKAQNCTKCGTCMTRCPYNLPIPDLIEKNIATVREYLGE; from the coding sequence ATGAAACTGAGAAGACTTGGAAGAACAAATCTTGAAGTATTTCCTATAGCCTTTGGAGGAATTCCCATCCAAAGGGTAGATGAAGATACAGCTATAAAGATTATAAGAAGAGCAATAGAGCTTGGAATCAATCTTATAGACACTGCCAGAGGCTACACCGACAGCGAAATAAAAATTGGAAAAGCTCTAAAAGGAATTGATAAAAAGGTATACCTATCTTCTAAATCTCAAAACAGAACTAAAGATGGAATATATGAGGATGTAAAAACCAGCTTGAGGAATTTAGGAGTAGAAAAGATAGAAATTTACCATATCCATGGAGTAAACAACAGAGAGGCCTTTAATAAAATATTCGAACCTGATGGCGCCTATTATGGACTTTTAAAAGCAAAAGAGGAAGGACTCATTGATTTTATAGCAGTATCAAGTCATAGCAATGATATTCTTGCCGATCTTATTGCCACCGATAAATTTGATGTAATCCAGGTAAGTTATAATTTTATTGAAAGAGAACCAGAAGAAAAAATATTTCCCATGGCATTGGAAAAGGATATTGGAATCATTGCTATGAAACCTATGGCAGGAGGAGTAATACCTAACCCAAAACTTGCATTGAAGTTTGCCCTTCAAAAAGAATTCTTAGTACCTGACCCAGGTATAGAATCTATCAAAGAGTTAGAAGAAGATGTAGAAATAGCCATGAATCTTACACCCTTAACCGATGAAGAATGGAAAGAGATTGAAAAGACAATAGAAGAAATGGGTTCAACCTTTTGTAGAAAATGCGACTATTGTCAACCATGCCCTGTAGGTATACCTATATCTACTGTGATAAGATCAGAATCATTCTTAAAAAGACTTCCCGATGAAACCATAAGAAGAGGTTGGTTCTATGATGCCTATTTGAAGGCGCAAAATTGCACCAAATGTGGGACCTGTATGACAAGATGCCCCTATAACCTTCCTATCCCTGACCTTATTGAAAAGAATATAGCTACTGTAAGAGAATACTTGGGGGAGTAA
- a CDS encoding L-lactate MFS transporter, whose amino-acid sequence MNSTNLLKRRWFLIPLGIIIYICLGTVYSWSVFRKPLENILQISAFQSGLPYMLFLFFFALFMALSGKYVSKYPRLIIFIGGLIVGLGWILSGFFRDIKIIAITYGIIAGSGVGIVYGVPITVISKWFPDKRGLAMGLVISGFGLSPLITAPLARYLIELYGPFETFKILGLIFLILLSLLSLAFKLPPLDFSVGALKTTKRKILAELNTREMLKSSKFYGLWLCYTLGTLIGLMIIGITSPVGEEIVGLDPKFTASLVSFFAIFNAVGRPLFGWITDRIFPRKASIVSYLLAMLASLLMISTGGSNLGVYIISFSLFWLILGSWLAIAPASTIILFGERNYGQNYGIVFTAYGVGAILGGTISGILRDLLGSYFYVFYVIIGLSIVGILITLALLKEN is encoded by the coding sequence ATGAATAGTACTAATCTTTTAAAGAGAAGATGGTTTCTTATACCCTTAGGAATAATTATTTACATATGTCTTGGTACTGTTTATTCTTGGAGTGTATTTAGAAAACCTTTGGAGAATATTTTGCAGATTTCAGCTTTTCAGAGTGGTTTACCTTATATGCTATTTTTATTTTTCTTTGCTCTTTTTATGGCACTCTCTGGAAAATATGTTAGCAAATATCCGAGGTTGATTATTTTTATAGGAGGTCTTATAGTTGGTTTGGGTTGGATTCTTTCAGGTTTTTTTAGGGATATAAAAATTATTGCGATAACTTATGGAATTATTGCGGGAAGTGGAGTAGGAATAGTGTATGGAGTACCTATTACTGTAATTTCTAAGTGGTTCCCTGATAAAAGAGGGCTGGCTATGGGCCTTGTGATATCAGGGTTTGGACTGTCTCCCCTTATTACTGCCCCTCTTGCAAGGTATTTAATTGAGTTATATGGGCCCTTTGAGACCTTTAAGATATTAGGCTTAATATTTTTAATATTACTATCTCTTCTTAGTTTGGCGTTTAAACTTCCTCCTTTAGATTTCTCGGTTGGAGCTTTGAAAACTACGAAAAGGAAGATATTGGCAGAATTAAATACAAGGGAAATGTTAAAGAGCTCTAAATTTTATGGTCTTTGGCTATGTTACACCTTAGGTACTTTAATAGGATTGATGATAATAGGAATAACAAGTCCTGTAGGGGAGGAGATAGTAGGGCTTGATCCTAAATTTACTGCAAGTTTGGTTTCATTTTTTGCAATTTTCAATGCTGTGGGAAGGCCTCTTTTTGGTTGGATTACCGATAGAATTTTTCCGAGAAAGGCAAGTATTGTCTCATATCTTTTAGCTATGCTGGCTTCTTTACTTATGATTTCTACTGGTGGTAGTAATTTAGGGGTGTATATTATTTCTTTTTCTCTTTTCTGGTTGATTTTAGGATCTTGGCTTGCTATTGCACCTGCTTCTACCATAATTCTTTTTGGTGAGAGGAATTACGGCCAAAATTATGGTATAGTTTTCACTGCTTATGGAGTTGGAGCAATTTTAGGAGGTACCATATCGGGCATACTGAGAGATCTTTTAGGAAGTTATTTTTATGTATTCTATGTAATAATTGGTTTAAGCATTGTTGGTATTTTAATTACCTTGGCTTTATTAAAGGAGAATTAA
- a CDS encoding HAD family hydrolase yields the protein MKVSAVIFDMDGVIFDTERLGYILWKKACEEFGYIMTEEIYNETVGVNILETERIFKKYLGDIPFDKIYKRKIELTEEYIEKNGIPIKDGLFELLDFLDEKKMPRGIATSTERERAIPLLQRANILNRFDVIVCGDEVEKSKPEPDIFLLTAKKLKVDPKECIVLEDSDNGVLAATRAGMTPLLILDFKPPRPETLSRAYKVFNSLIEVKEYLKEII from the coding sequence ATGAAAGTTTCGGCAGTAATTTTTGATATGGATGGAGTCATATTTGACACAGAAAGGCTTGGATACATCCTCTGGAAAAAGGCCTGTGAGGAATTTGGCTATATAATGACTGAAGAGATTTATAATGAAACTGTAGGAGTGAATATTTTAGAGACCGAAAGAATATTTAAAAAATATCTGGGAGATATACCCTTCGATAAAATTTATAAGAGAAAGATAGAGCTTACAGAGGAATATATTGAGAAAAATGGTATACCTATAAAGGATGGACTCTTTGAACTTTTGGACTTTCTTGATGAAAAGAAGATGCCGAGAGGCATTGCCACCTCTACAGAGAGAGAAAGGGCAATTCCCCTTCTTCAAAGAGCAAATATATTAAATAGATTTGATGTAATTGTATGCGGAGATGAGGTAGAAAAAAGTAAACCAGAACCTGATATATTCCTCCTTACCGCCAAAAAGTTAAAAGTAGATCCCAAAGAATGTATAGTCCTTGAAGACTCCGACAATGGAGTACTTGCAGCTACAAGGGCAGGGATGACTCCTCTACTTATTCTTGACTTTAAGCCACCCCGCCCCGAAACTTTAAGCCGAGCCTATAAAGTATTTAACTCCTTAATAGAGGTAAAAGAGTATTTAAAAGAGATAATTTAA
- a CDS encoding glycoside hydrolase family 1 protein, which produces MLKYRFPEGFLWGTATASHQIEGDNFYNDWWEFEQKGKVKNGQISGKACDSWNRYEEDFDLIEKLNNNAYRFSIEWSRVEPEEGRFDQSAIERYRAMLLSLRRRNIEPFVTLHHFTNPLWIAKKGGWLNSEIIDYYLRYVERIVSEFKDLVNYWMTINEPNAYAFMAYLYGQFPPQKRSLMKMLRVLNNMVKAHAKAYQVIHKISPNSKVGIAYNVIYFEPKNPKSFIDRKLTNFADRIYNRVFIETLTTGRFSSPFIKEEIPYAKDTLDYLGVNYYTRILMGLRMTPPSGEKSDFGWEIYPEGIYKVVKRFYKLTGKPIYITENGISDAKDEKRPKYLISHLIQLHKAIEDGVDIKGYFHWSLVDNFEWAEGFLQRFGLFETDFNNFERKWRKSARIYSEIAKNNGITEEMEKEFLK; this is translated from the coding sequence ATGCTTAAATACAGGTTTCCTGAGGGGTTTTTGTGGGGGACTGCTACTGCTTCTCATCAAATTGAAGGTGATAATTTTTACAACGATTGGTGGGAGTTTGAGCAGAAAGGTAAGGTTAAAAATGGGCAAATTTCAGGCAAGGCTTGTGATAGCTGGAATAGATACGAAGAAGATTTTGATCTTATAGAAAAGCTTAATAATAATGCTTATAGGTTTTCCATAGAGTGGAGTAGAGTGGAACCAGAGGAAGGAAGGTTTGATCAATCGGCTATTGAAAGATATAGAGCTATGCTACTTTCTTTGAGGAGGAGAAATATAGAGCCTTTTGTTACCTTGCACCATTTTACCAATCCCTTGTGGATAGCCAAAAAAGGTGGATGGTTAAATTCAGAAATCATTGATTATTATTTACGTTATGTGGAGAGAATTGTGAGCGAGTTTAAGGATCTTGTGAATTACTGGATGACTATAAATGAGCCCAATGCTTATGCCTTTATGGCATATCTTTATGGACAATTTCCGCCTCAAAAAAGGAGCCTTATGAAAATGCTTAGGGTTTTAAATAATATGGTAAAGGCTCATGCTAAAGCTTACCAGGTTATCCATAAAATATCCCCAAATTCTAAAGTGGGTATTGCATATAATGTAATTTATTTTGAGCCTAAAAATCCAAAGTCTTTCATAGATAGAAAGCTTACTAACTTTGCAGATCGAATTTACAATAGGGTGTTTATTGAAACTTTGACTACAGGAAGATTTTCTTCTCCTTTTATTAAAGAAGAAATTCCCTATGCAAAGGATACTTTAGATTATCTTGGAGTAAATTATTACACAAGGATTTTAATGGGGTTAAGAATGACACCCCCCTCGGGAGAGAAGTCAGATTTTGGATGGGAGATTTATCCTGAAGGAATATATAAGGTAGTAAAAAGATTTTATAAACTCACAGGGAAGCCTATATATATTACGGAAAATGGTATATCCGATGCAAAGGACGAAAAAAGGCCTAAATATCTTATATCTCACCTTATTCAGCTACATAAGGCTATAGAGGATGGGGTAGATATAAAGGGGTATTTTCACTGGTCATTGGTGGACAACTTTGAGTGGGCAGAAGGCTTTCTCCAGAGGTTTGGACTTTTTGAGACTGATTTTAATAACTTTGAAAGGAAATGGCGTAAAAGTGCGAGAATATATAGTGAAATTGCAAAGAACAATGGAATAACGGAAGAGATGGAGAAAGAGTTTCTTAAATAG
- a CDS encoding SPL family radical SAM protein, protein MKNSKKFSLSKPFSHIYVEKEVISHHITQEILKKFTHSKVIPINHYKEVFSRPRQSYKLQELSKKLILAKRRDTFLSPASPLCQNFGYHYFYYTNLIINCIFNCDYCFLKGMYSSANIVIFVNIEDYFQEIENMLKKHPLYLSISYETDLLAMEGIAPFFSQFVNFTYSKEDLILEVRTKSVNYMVLKSLKPSPNVILAWTLLPQEIIERFEPQTPRLPIRINTIKKAIHDGWRVRLSFDPIIFVEDWREIYERFIDYVFRKIPSSQIQDISVGVFRIPKEYLKKMRKTFENEITLFPYIEDKEAYTYPSPIKEELLNFIISKIKNYIPENKIFTI, encoded by the coding sequence TTGAAAAACTCAAAAAAATTCTCGCTCTCTAAACCCTTTTCCCATATATATGTGGAAAAAGAAGTAATCTCCCACCATATAACCCAGGAGATTTTAAAAAAGTTTACCCATTCAAAGGTCATACCCATTAACCATTATAAAGAGGTATTTTCAAGACCAAGACAAAGCTATAAATTGCAAGAACTAAGCAAAAAATTAATACTTGCAAAAAGAAGAGATACTTTCCTCTCCCCTGCCTCCCCTCTCTGTCAAAATTTTGGCTATCATTACTTCTACTACACAAACCTTATAATAAATTGCATCTTTAATTGTGATTACTGTTTTTTAAAAGGAATGTATAGCTCTGCTAATATAGTTATCTTTGTAAATATAGAAGATTATTTTCAAGAAATAGAGAATATGTTAAAAAAACACCCTCTTTATCTCTCTATATCCTACGAAACAGATCTCTTAGCCATGGAGGGAATTGCGCCATTTTTTAGCCAATTTGTTAACTTCACCTATTCTAAAGAGGATTTAATCCTTGAAGTTAGAACAAAAAGTGTAAATTACATGGTACTAAAAAGCCTAAAACCTTCCCCCAATGTGATCTTAGCTTGGACTCTTCTACCCCAAGAGATTATTGAAAGATTTGAGCCTCAAACCCCAAGGCTTCCTATTAGGATAAACACAATAAAGAAGGCAATTCATGATGGATGGAGGGTAAGACTAAGCTTTGATCCCATAATTTTTGTAGAAGATTGGAGAGAGATCTATGAAAGGTTTATAGACTACGTTTTCAGAAAAATACCTTCTTCCCAAATTCAGGATATATCTGTAGGTGTATTCCGAATACCTAAGGAGTATTTAAAAAAGATGAGAAAAACCTTTGAAAATGAAATCACCCTTTTCCCTTATATAGAGGACAAAGAAGCCTATACCTATCCTTCCCCTATAAAAGAAGAGCTTTTAAACTTTATAATTTCCAAAATTAAAAATTACATCCCAGAAAATAAGATCTTTACTATTTAA
- a CDS encoding 5'-methylthioadenosine/S-adenosylhomocysteine nucleosidase family protein encodes MIYIVTASYTEGKVFIDHFKLEKLDNPSKFQVFNKDELFLIISGVGIVNSAIATTYLLTKYGWRSEDIALNIGICGAIKTQFSKGDLILCNKIINHNSKKAFYPDILINHSMKEAVLESFDFPVKKEHQEYVEGDIVDMEGAGFFEAVSSFLPPHNIHCIKTVYDFLEYDKIDPKDIANILRKNIPHIEDFMNSLLAFNEKYLKIQKEDEKLNEILQKLKENLHLTKSMENELKRILKGYLVRNKELPEEIAEFINIKVNSKKEGKEYFEKLKKILAL; translated from the coding sequence ATGATCTATATTGTGACGGCCTCCTACACCGAAGGAAAGGTCTTTATAGACCACTTTAAACTTGAAAAATTAGACAATCCATCAAAATTTCAAGTCTTCAATAAAGACGAGCTTTTTTTGATCATAAGCGGAGTTGGTATTGTAAACTCTGCCATAGCTACCACTTACCTATTAACTAAATATGGATGGAGAAGTGAAGATATTGCTTTAAATATAGGTATTTGTGGAGCTATAAAAACACAGTTTTCAAAAGGTGACTTAATATTATGCAATAAGATAATAAATCATAACTCAAAAAAGGCTTTTTATCCTGATATCTTAATAAACCACAGTATGAAAGAGGCAGTATTAGAAAGCTTTGATTTCCCAGTAAAAAAAGAACATCAAGAATATGTAGAAGGAGATATAGTAGATATGGAGGGTGCTGGATTTTTTGAAGCTGTTTCCTCCTTTCTGCCCCCTCATAATATCCATTGTATAAAAACAGTATACGATTTTTTAGAGTATGATAAAATTGATCCCAAAGATATAGCCAATATTTTAAGAAAGAATATTCCTCATATAGAGGATTTTATGAATTCTCTTTTAGCCTTCAACGAGAAATATTTAAAAATTCAGAAAGAAGATGAAAAGCTTAATGAAATCTTACAAAAACTAAAAGAAAACCTACATCTTACAAAATCCATGGAAAATGAACTTAAAAGAATTTTGAAAGGATACCTGGTTAGAAATAAAGAATTGCCTGAGGAAATAGCAGAATTCATAAATATAAAGGTAAATTCTAAAAAGGAAGGAAAGGAATATTTTGAAAAACTCAAAAAAATTCTCGCTCTCTAA
- a CDS encoding Nramp family divalent metal transporter, translated as MKTFLQKLFKGHKPKLGALEILKYIGPGFLVTVGFIDPGNWASNMAAGSQFGYKLLWMVTLSTIMLIFLQHNAAHLGIATGLCLSEAISKYFPKFPRYFVLITAMLASISTALAEILGAAIGLNMLFNLPLNIGALITTFVAILMLISNNYRKIEKYIIGFVSIIGLSFLFELSLVKINWKSAIEGWIIPSFPQSSIPIIMSVLGAVVMPHNLFLHSEIIQSRQWNLEDENTIKKQLKYEYLDTIGAMLVGWAINSSMILIAAETFYKNGIIITELPQAYVTLKPILGHLASYVFAIALIFSGFSSSITAGMAGGTTWAGMFNEPFDIKDNHTRIGITITLLGALIVIFFVSNPFQGLIWSQIMLSIQLPLTVFSLIRLTSWEKVMGKFKNSRLDNIILLIIGIIVTILNITLFLSFL; from the coding sequence ATGAAGACCTTTTTACAAAAACTTTTTAAGGGACATAAACCTAAATTAGGGGCTCTGGAGATATTAAAATACATAGGCCCCGGATTTCTTGTAACTGTTGGATTTATTGATCCTGGTAACTGGGCATCAAATATGGCAGCAGGTTCGCAATTTGGTTATAAACTACTTTGGATGGTAACTCTTTCTACCATAATGCTAATTTTCCTACAACACAATGCAGCTCACCTTGGAATTGCCACAGGACTTTGCCTTTCTGAAGCCATCTCAAAATATTTTCCAAAATTTCCTCGCTATTTCGTACTTATAACCGCTATGCTTGCCTCTATTTCTACCGCCCTTGCAGAAATATTAGGTGCTGCCATTGGACTTAACATGCTTTTCAACCTTCCACTAAATATAGGAGCATTGATTACTACTTTTGTTGCAATATTAATGCTTATTTCCAACAATTACAGAAAAATTGAAAAATATATAATTGGATTTGTGTCCATAATTGGTCTATCTTTTCTTTTTGAGCTTTCCTTAGTAAAAATAAATTGGAAAAGCGCCATAGAGGGATGGATAATTCCTTCTTTTCCGCAAAGCTCCATACCCATAATTATGAGTGTTTTAGGAGCAGTAGTTATGCCCCACAACCTTTTTCTACATTCAGAGATTATTCAAAGTAGACAATGGAACTTAGAGGATGAAAATACTATAAAGAAACAGTTAAAATATGAATATTTAGACACCATTGGGGCAATGCTTGTGGGTTGGGCAATAAACAGCTCTATGATCCTTATCGCTGCTGAAACATTTTACAAAAATGGTATCATCATTACAGAGCTTCCCCAGGCATATGTTACCCTAAAACCTATACTTGGGCATCTTGCATCCTATGTTTTTGCCATTGCCCTTATCTTTTCTGGATTCTCTTCATCCATTACCGCAGGAATGGCAGGAGGAACTACTTGGGCAGGAATGTTCAATGAGCCTTTTGATATCAAAGATAACCACACCCGCATAGGTATAACCATCACCTTGTTAGGAGCCCTAATTGTAATATTCTTTGTATCCAATCCTTTCCAAGGCCTTATCTGGAGCCAAATAATGCTAAGTATTCAACTCCCTCTTACTGTATTCTCTTTGATCAGACTTACCTCCTGGGAAAAAGTTATGGGAAAGTTCAAAAACTCAAGATTAGATAATATTATCCTTCTCATCATCGGAATAATTGTAACAATATTAAATATAACCCTCTTTCTTAGCTTCTTATGA
- a CDS encoding YvrJ family protein: MNEIAQLISNLGFPIVVSLILLIRIETRLENLTKAINELSQAILNLSGKAST, translated from the coding sequence ATGAATGAGATCGCTCAACTCATAAGTAATTTAGGATTTCCTATTGTGGTTTCTTTAATCCTTCTTATAAGAATAGAAACAAGACTTGAAAATCTTACTAAGGCCATAAATGAACTGTCTCAAGCAATACTTAATCTCTCAGGAAAAGCATCTACATAA
- a CDS encoding YcbK family protein gives MPKVNEIKISKNFYLKDFECPCCKRVMLHPDLLEKLERLILSGVKIKITSGYRCEKHNTEVGGVPNSKHMKGMACDITSPELEKAYEIVQKLGFSYVKIDKLKKYIHMEV, from the coding sequence ATGCCTAAGGTAAATGAGATTAAGATATCTAAAAATTTTTACTTGAAGGATTTTGAATGTCCATGCTGTAAAAGGGTAATGCTTCATCCTGACCTTTTAGAGAAGTTAGAGAGACTAATTTTAAGCGGAGTAAAAATAAAAATTACCAGTGGATATAGATGCGAAAAGCACAATACAGAGGTTGGAGGAGTGCCAAACTCAAAGCATATGAAGGGAATGGCTTGCGATATAACCAGTCCTGAACTTGAAAAGGCTTATGAGATAGTCCAAAAGCTTGGTTTTTCCTATGTGAAGATTGATAAATTAAAAAAATATATCCATATGGAGGTGTAA